CTGGCGCCGGTCCTTGTCGGGGTAGGCGTCGAGCAGGTTGTCCGCGCCCACGGCGATGGAGATGTTCTCGGTCGCCTGGTAGCTGACCTCGGCGTCGACGAGCCATTCCGCGCCGAAACCCTGATCGAAGGACAGCGCTGTCGGCGTGGCGTTGGGCACCGCATCGACCCACGCGCCGTAGTAGTTCGCCCGCAGCAGCACGTTCCAGCGGCCACTCTCCCAGGTGCCCGTGACATTGCCCCGCCAGCGGGGATTGAACCGGCCGATTTCGATCCGCCGCTCACGATCCACCGCGCGGGCGTCGCGAAGGTTGGTCACCTTGCTGCGGGTGTAGTTGGCCGCCGCCGTGAGGCCGACCCTTCCGATGTCCAACGGCCAGGACCTGGACAGCACCACATCCAGACCCTCGGTCTCGGTGTCGAAGAAGTTGCCGAAGAAGCGGACGCTCTGCAGGTCCCCGGCCGGCGTGCCGCGGGCGGCGAGGGCGGCGCGGTCGGCCGCGGTGATCGGAATGCGCGAGGTGAGGGCGATGCGGTCCTTCACCTCGATGTTGAAATAGTCCGCCGTCAGCACCCAGCCGGCCACGTCGAGCACGGCGCCGAAGGCGAAGTTCTTCGACTCCTCCTCCTTGAGCGGCTTCGCGCCGTAGTACTGGGCGATCGGGTCGGTGGGCGGCCGCGTGGCGATCAGCAGCAGCCCGCCGGTGAGCGGGTCGATGTTGGTGGCAACGTCGGAGATGTTGGACTGTCCGGGCGTCGGCGCGCGGAAGCCGGTGTTGACCGAGCCGCGCAGGGCCAGGCCGTCGAAGAGCTCGTAGCGGGCGGTCAGCTTCCAGTTGAAGGTGGAGCCGAAGTCGGAGAAGTCCTCGTAGCGGGCCGCCGCACCGACGGTCAGCCGCTCGACGACCTCGGTCTCCAGGTCGACGTAGGCCGCCCAGTTGCTGCGCGAGAAGGCGCCTGCGGAAGCCGGCGTGTAGCCCGGGAAGCCGCTGGAGCCCACCGCCAGCCCGATGATCCGGCCGGTGTCGGGATCGGTGAGGCTGGCGAACCGCCCGGCCTGGTAGGACGCGGGCTCGCCCGCCTTGATCTCGAAGGTCTCGCGCCGGTACTCCGCCCCGAACGCCACGTTCAGCGGCTCGGCGAACATTCCCGTCTCGACAGGGTAGACGAAGTCGGCGTTGAGCCGGGCCTCGCGCTGCTGCAGCTCGCCGGCGCGGAAGGAGGCGGGCGAGTCCGGCCCGAGGGACGGGTTGACCGTGTTGTCGAGCTTGAATTCGATCTCGTTCTGCGCGAGCCCGGCGCTGAGGTCGTAGCGCAGTCCCCCGAAGGCCTCCCCCTTGACGCCGCCCGTCAGGCTCATGTCGAGCATGTTGCTGCGGAAGACCGGCGCGAAGCCGCCCGGGAACCGGCTTGTGAAGCTGAAGCGGGGCCCGCCCGGCTGGTTCGTCAATGGCACGCTGGCGAAGACATCGGCGCGGTTCAGCGGACGGTAGAAGAAGTCTGACTCGGCCGAGGCCTGGCCGAAGTTTCCGAAGGCGTAGGCCGTGGCCGTCCCGCTTGTGGGGAGTTCAGCGTTGAAGAACAGGCGCGCGGCGTCGACGCTGGGCGCGCCCCAGCGCTGGGCCGGGTCGGGCACCGCCGTGTTGCCGGCGTCGATCAGGGCCTGAGCGTCGGGCCGCTGGCGCCCGCGGGACGTCTTGGCGGAGCTGGAGAGCTCGCCGCTGACGTTGAAGAAGCCCTCTTCGCCCAGCGGCAGTCCGACGTTGAGCTGCAGGTTGTAGTCCTCGCCGTCGCCCTCGTAGAACTGGCCGTAGCGGGCGATGGCGGTGACCCCCTCGCGGGCCCGCTTCAGCTGGAAGTTGATCACCCCGGCGATGGCGTCGGACCCATATTGGGCCGCCGCGCCGTCGCGGAGCACCTCGATGCGGTCGACGGCGATGGCCGGGATCGCCGAAAGGTCCGGCCCCTGGGCGCCGGCGGCGAGCGGCTGGTTGGTGATCTGCACCACGGCCGAGCGATGCCGCCGCTTGCCGTTCACCAGCACGAGCGTCTGGTCCGGCGGCAGGCCCCGGAGGCTGAAGGGACGGACGAAGGCCGAGGCGTCCTGCGCCACGAACTTCTGGACGTTCAGGGAGACAACGGTGGTCTTCAGGGCGTCATTGAGGTCCGAGGCGCCCTGCCGCTGCAGCGTTTCGCCCGACACCACGTCCACGGGCGTCGAGGACTCCGTCAGGGTCACGCCGGCGCGCCGGGTGCCGGTGACGACCACCTCGTCCACCTGCCCGGCCGCAGCGTCCTGCGCGGATGCGGCCGCCGGCAGGCCGAGGATGAGACCGCTCCCGAGAGCGGAAACAGAAGCCAGAAGCGCCGCGCGAGCGGCCGAGCGCCGGTATCCCATGCCTTCCCCCATCGTTGTCTTCGTGCCGCTGCTGCG
The Phenylobacterium zucineum HLK1 genome window above contains:
- a CDS encoding TonB-dependent receptor plug domain-containing protein, producing MGYRRSAARAALLASVSALGSGLILGLPAAASAQDAAAGQVDEVVVTGTRRAGVTLTESSTPVDVVSGETLQRQGASDLNDALKTTVVSLNVQKFVAQDASAFVRPFSLRGLPPDQTLVLVNGKRRHRSAVVQITNQPLAAGAQGPDLSAIPAIAVDRIEVLRDGAAAQYGSDAIAGVINFQLKRAREGVTAIARYGQFYEGDGEDYNLQLNVGLPLGEEGFFNVSGELSSSAKTSRGRQRPDAQALIDAGNTAVPDPAQRWGAPSVDAARLFFNAELPTSGTATAYAFGNFGQASAESDFFYRPLNRADVFASVPLTNQPGGPRFSFTSRFPGGFAPVFRSNMLDMSLTGGVKGEAFGGLRYDLSAGLAQNEIEFKLDNTVNPSLGPDSPASFRAGELQQREARLNADFVYPVETGMFAEPLNVAFGAEYRRETFEIKAGEPASYQAGRFASLTDPDTGRIIGLAVGSSGFPGYTPASAGAFSRSNWAAYVDLETEVVERLTVGAAARYEDFSDFGSTFNWKLTARYELFDGLALRGSVNTGFRAPTPGQSNISDVATNIDPLTGGLLLIATRPPTDPIAQYYGAKPLKEEESKNFAFGAVLDVAGWVLTADYFNIEVKDRIALTSRIPITAADRAALAARGTPAGDLQSVRFFGNFFDTETEGLDVVLSRSWPLDIGRVGLTAAANYTRSKVTNLRDARAVDRERRIEIGRFNPRWRGNVTGTWESGRWNVLLRANYYGAWVDAVPNATPTALSFDQGFGAEWLVDAEVSYQATENISIAVGADNLLDAYPDKDRRQAQINNGIVYPQFSPFGFNGGFWYVRLTGKF